A genome region from Perca fluviatilis chromosome 20, GENO_Pfluv_1.0, whole genome shotgun sequence includes the following:
- the LOC120548637 gene encoding adenosine receptor A2b, translating into MADGVRTLYGALMLVSGAACVCGNVLLLLLLLLNAALRSDTLSLALSAAVSDLALGLATVPFAAYHSLAWPTRDPGDGAVCQGSGFLFLLLQTSSLHSLAWTAADRFSEIWLALSHGAVWTAWRRRGVLLAVWAFSVATAALPLLGFGAYEYSQQRSLCGLSFTPENGNMVAAWAAVAVAAPILAACGLNGYVVYVARKQARRGTFTCNELHCYYVPANNYLRSSVVMVTTSVCLLVCWLPYISVGLYETFSGQESPAVTAALSTWLVLTSAALNPWITCLTQTRYRAAVRPSIRRFIQMCLCSGTALESRPQISAPHLDSANRISMTMTTATRPKTPT; encoded by the exons ATGGCGGACGGCGTGCGGACGCTGTACGGCGCCCTGATGCTGGTGTCGGGCGCCGCCTGCGTCTGTGGTAacgtcctgctgctgctgctgctgctcctcaacGCCGCGCTCCGCTCCGACACGCTGAGCCTCGCGCTGAGCGCCGCCGTCAGCGACCTCGCCCTCGGGCTCGCCACCGTGCCGTTCGCGGCGTACCACAGCCTGGCGTGGCCAACGCGAGACCCCGGAGACGGCGCCGTGTGTCAG GGCAGTGGCTTCCTGTTCCTGTTGCTGCAGACGTCCTCGCTGCACTCGCTGGCGTGGACCGCCGCGGACCGGTTCTCTGAGATCTGGTTGGCTCTGAGCCACGGCGCCGTGTGGACAGCCTGGCGGCGCCGGGGCGTGCTGCTGGCCGTGTGGGCGTTCAGCGTGGCGACTGCGGCGCTGCCGCTGCTGGGCTTCGGCGCCTACGAGTACAGCCAGCAGCGGTCTCTGTGCGGCCTGAGCTTCACGCCGGAGAACGGGAACATGGTGGCGGCGTGGGCGGCGGTTGCCGTGGCAGCGCCGATCCTCGCCGCGTGCGGTCTGAACGGGTACGTGGTGTACGTGGCGAGGAAGCAGGCGCGGCGGGGAACGTTCACGTGCAACGAGCTGCACTGCTACTACGTTCCCGCCAACAACTACCTGAGGAGCTCCGTCGTCATGGTTACAACCTCAG tgtgtctgcttgtgtgctGGCTGCCCTACATCTCCGTGGGTCTGTACGAGACGTTTAGCGGCCAAGAGAGTCCGGCGGTGACCGCGGCCCTCTCCACGTGGCTGGTTCTGACCAGCGCTGCCCTCAACCCCTGGATCACCTGTCTAACACAGAC TAGATACAGGGCAGCTGTGCGTCCGAGCATCCGCAGGTTTATCCAGATGTGTCTGTGTTCTGGGACGGCTCTGGAGTCCCGCCCCCAAATCTCTGCCCCCCACCTGGACTCAGCCAATCGCATCAGCATGACGATGACGACAGCAACACGGCCAAAAACACCAACatga
- the sec23a gene encoding protein transport protein Sec23A produces the protein MCVRVRPLRVSPICVLDVAPPPCCFASLSAERSSGGSRAAILPTVCLTPPVSPCVAMATFPEYIAQNEERDGVRFSWNVWPSSRLEATRMVVPVASLFTPLRERPDLPPIQYEPVLCSRATCRAVLNPLCQVDYRAKLWACNPKHFIILLIKQMLTVVLFQFPPSYAGISEVNQPAELLPQFSTIEYVVQRGPQMPLVFLYLVDTCMEDEDLQALKESLQMSLSLLPPTALVGLITFGRMVQVHELGCEGISKSYVFRGTKDLNAKQLQEMLGLTKPAANQGRGPQPAQPPLSNRFLQPVQKIDMNLTDLLGELQRDPWPVTQGKRPLRSLGAAMSIAVGLLECTFPNTGARVMTFIGGPATQGPGMVVGDELKTPIRSWHDLEKDNAKFMKKATKHYESLANRASANGHIIDIYACALDQTGLLEMKCCPNYTGGYMVMADSFNTSLFKQTFQRVFSKDDQGSFKMAFAATLEVKTSREIKVSGAIGPCVSLNAKGPCVSENEIGTGGTCQWKICGLDPSTTLALYFEVVNQHNAPIPQGGRGAIQFVTQYQHASGQRRIRVTTTARNWADAQTQIQSIAASFDQEAAAILMARLAVFRAETEEGPDVLRWLDRQLIRLCQKFGDYHKDDPNSFRFSETFSLYPQFMFHLRRSPFLQVFNNSPDESSYYRHQFNRHDLTQALIMIQPVLYAYSFNGPPEPVLLDSSSILPDRILLMDTFFQILIYHGETVAQWRKAGYQEMPEYENFRHLLQAPVDDAQELLHTRFPMPRYIDTEHGGSQARFLLSKVNPSQTHNNMYTWGQESGAPILTDDVSLQVFMDHLKKLAVSSAA, from the exons ATGTGTGTCCGAGTGAGACCTCTTCGTGTCTCTCCTATCTGTGTTCTTGACGTGGCGCCGCCGCCATGTTGTTTTGCATCGTTGTCAGCAGAGAGGAGCAGCGGCGGCAGCAGAGCGGCG ATTTTACCGACAGTGTGTCTGACCCCTCCCGTATCTCCCTGCGTTGCCATGGCGACCTTCCCGGAGTACATCGCCCAGAACGAGGAGCGTGACGGCGTGCGGTTCAGCTGGAACGTGTGGCCGTCCAGCCGGCTGGAGGCCACCCGGATGGTGGTGCCGGTGGCGTCCTTGTTCACGCCGCTGAGGGAGCGACCAGACCTGCCGCCCATCCAGTACGAACCGGTCCTCTGCAGCCGGGCCACCTGCCGCGCCGTGCTCAACCCACTGTG TCAGGTGGACTACCGAGCCAAACTGTGGGCCTGTAAcccaaaacattttattatattattaataaa ACAGATGCTGACTGTGGTTCTCTTTCAGTTTCCTCCGTCTTACGCTGGAATCTCTGAAGTTAACCAACCGGCAGAACTGCTGCCTCAGTTCTCCACCATCGAGTACGTCGTCCAG cggGGGCCCCAGATGCCCCTGGTCTTCCTGTACCTGGTGGACACCTGTATGGAGGACGAGGACCTGCAGGCCCTGAAGGAGTCCCTGCAGatgtccctgtccctgctgcCCCCCACCGCGCTGGTCGGCCTCATCACCTTCGGACGCATGGTGCAGGTCCACGAGCTCGGCTGTGAGGGGATCTCCAAGAGCTACGTCTTCAGGGGGACCAAAGACCTGAACGCCAAGCAGCTGCAG GAGATGCTCGGTCTGACCAAACCTGCAGCCAATCAGGGACGAGGACCCCAACCTGCCCAGCCGCCTCTTTccaacag GTTCCTGCAGCCGGTGCAGAAGATCGACATGAACCTGACAGACCTGCTGGGGGAGCTGCAGCGAGACCCCTGGCCCGTCACTCAGGGGAAGAGACCGCTGCGCTCGCTGGGCGCCGCCATGTCCATCGCTGTGGGGCTGCTCGAG TGCACCTTCCCAAACACGGGCGCTCGCGTCATGACGTTCATCGGCGGCCCGGCGACGCAGGGTCCCGGCATGGTGGTCGGAGACGAACTGAAGACCCCCATCCGGTCCTGGCACGACCTGGAGAAGGACAACGCCAAGTTCATGAAGAAGGCCACCAAG cactACGAGTCTCTCGCCAACAGAGCGTCCGCTAACGGTCACATCATTGACATCTACGCCTGTGCTCTGGATCAGACCGGCCTGCTGGAGATGAAATGCTGCCCCAACTACAccgg AGGTTACATGGTGATGGCCGACTCCTTCAACACGTCTCTGTTTAAACAAACCTTCCAGAGAGTTTTCTCCAAAGACGACCAGGGATCCTTCAAGATGGCCTTCGCCGCCACGCTGGAGGTCAAG ACGTCCAGAGAGATCAAAGTCTCTGGAGCGATCGGACCGTGTGTCTCTCTCAACGCTAAAGGACCCTGTGTCTCAGAGAAC gagATAGGGACAGGTGGAACATGTCAGTGGAAGATCTGTGGTCTGGATCCGAGCACCACGCTGGCTCTCTACTTTGAGGTCGTCAACCAG cacAACGCTCCGATCCCTCAGGGCGGCCGCGGAGCGATCCAGTTTGTTACTCAGTACCAACACGCATCAGGACAGAGACGCATCAGAGTCACTACCACCGCCAGGAA ctgGGCGGACGCTCAGACTCAGATCCAGAGCATCGCAGCGTCCTTCGATCAGGAGGCGGCAGCCATCTTGATGGCGAGGTTGGCGGTGTTCCGGGCGGAGACGGAGGAAGGGCCCGATGTCCTCCGCTGGCTGGACCGACAGCTCATCAGACTG tgTCAGAAGTTTGGAGATTACCACAAAGACGATCCGAACTCCTTCAGGTTCTCTGAGACCTTCTCGCTCTACCCTCAG TTCATGTTCCACCTGCGGCGCTCTCCGTTCCTGCAGGTGTTCAACAACAGTCCAGACGAGAGCTCCTATTACAGACATCAGTTCAACAGACACGACCTGACTCAGGCACTCATCATGATCCAACCAGTGCTCTACGCCTACTCCTTCAACGGTCCACCAGAG CCGGTACTGttggacagcagcagcatcctACCAGACAGAATCCTGCTGATGGACACTTTCTTCCAGATCCTCATCTACCACggagag actgTAGCCCAGTGGAGGAAGGCAGGTTATCAGGAGATGCCCGAGTACGAGAACTTCAGACACCTCCTTCAGGCTCCGGTGGACGACGCTCAGGAGCTGCTGCACACTCGCTTCCCGATGCCCCGATACATCGACACGGAGCACGGAGGCagccag GCTCGTTTCCTGCTCTCCAAAGTGAACCCGTCTCAGACCCACAACAACATGTACACCTGGGGACAG GAGTCCGGCGCTCCAATCCTGACGGATGATGTCAGCCTGCAGGTGTTCATGGATCACCTGAAGAAACTGGCGGTGTCCAGCGCCGCCTGA